A single region of the Paraburkholderia megapolitana genome encodes:
- a CDS encoding gamma carbonic anhydrase family protein, whose translation MAIYKLGTAAPTIHESVFVADTATIIGKVSVEENASIWFGAAIRGDNEPISVGAGSNIQEGAVLHTDPGYPLTIEANVTIGHQAMLHGCTIKEGALVGIQAVVLNGAVIGRNCLVGAGAVVTEGKVFPDNSLILGAPAKVVRELTEADIAGMRRNAANYVERREYFKAQLVRIG comes from the coding sequence GTGGCAATCTACAAGCTCGGCACAGCAGCCCCGACCATTCACGAAAGCGTGTTCGTCGCGGACACGGCGACGATTATCGGCAAGGTATCGGTGGAAGAAAACGCCAGTATCTGGTTCGGCGCGGCGATTCGCGGCGATAACGAGCCGATTTCGGTCGGCGCCGGCAGCAACATCCAGGAAGGCGCCGTGCTGCACACCGACCCCGGCTACCCGCTGACAATCGAAGCCAACGTGACGATCGGCCATCAGGCGATGCTGCACGGCTGCACGATCAAGGAAGGCGCCCTGGTCGGAATTCAGGCGGTGGTCTTGAATGGAGCGGTAATCGGCCGCAACTGTCTGGTCGGAGCCGGAGCGGTCGTAACCGAAGGCAAGGTGTTTCCGGACAATTCGCTGATTCTGGGCGCGCCTGCCAAGGTCGTGCGCGAACTGACGGAAGCGGACATCGCCGGCATGCGGCGCAACGCGGCGAACTATGTGGAACGCCGCGAATATTTCAAGGCGCAGTTGGTGCGCATCGGCTGA
- a CDS encoding ferritin-like domain-containing protein codes for MVAAASPAFSAPSEPVCARTAALAALCERDPARKAETTRLLQAEVRSGAAVCRSAATFVEPQDLPGRPARPELVEPRQLGRRSMQSPEGRAVLLHALAHIEFNAINLALDAVWRFAGMPTAFYVDWLKVAAEEAHHFSLLVARLAEFGHAYGDFPAHDGLWDMCDRTRDDVLARMALVPRTLEARGLDASPPIRARLKQAGDDASAAILDVILRDEIGHVLIGNRWFRHLCDARALDPHTTYTLLAEQYKAPKLRGPFNFAARRDAGFDEAELAALAGLDSPAAD; via the coding sequence ATGGTTGCCGCCGCTTCGCCCGCTTTTTCCGCCCCGTCCGAACCGGTTTGCGCACGTACCGCCGCGCTGGCCGCGTTGTGCGAGCGCGATCCAGCACGCAAGGCAGAGACAACACGCCTGTTGCAGGCCGAGGTTCGTAGCGGGGCCGCGGTGTGCCGCTCCGCTGCAACGTTCGTCGAGCCGCAGGACCTGCCGGGACGTCCCGCACGGCCCGAGCTGGTCGAGCCGCGCCAGCTCGGCAGGCGCAGCATGCAGTCGCCAGAAGGGCGGGCCGTGCTGCTGCATGCGCTCGCGCATATCGAGTTCAACGCGATCAACCTGGCACTCGACGCCGTATGGCGCTTTGCCGGAATGCCCACAGCGTTCTACGTCGACTGGCTTAAAGTCGCGGCAGAGGAAGCGCATCACTTTTCGCTGCTCGTCGCGCGGCTCGCCGAATTCGGCCATGCATACGGCGATTTTCCCGCGCACGACGGTCTGTGGGACATGTGCGACCGGACGCGCGACGACGTGCTCGCGCGCATGGCGCTCGTGCCGCGGACACTCGAAGCACGCGGACTCGATGCGTCGCCGCCGATCCGCGCGCGTTTGAAGCAGGCGGGCGACGATGCATCGGCGGCGATTCTCGACGTAATCCTGCGCGACGAGATCGGCCACGTGCTGATCGGTAACCGCTGGTTCCGCCATCTGTGCGACGCGCGCGCTCTCGATCCCCATACGACCTACACGCTGCTCGCCGAGCAGTACAAGGCACCGAAACTGCGCGGGCCGTTCAATTTCGCCGCGCGCCGCGACGCCGGCTTCGACGAAGCCGAACTGGCAGCGCTTGCCGGTCTCGATAGTCCGGCTGCGGACTGA
- the hslO gene encoding Hsp33 family molecular chaperone HslO: MKDQLQKFIFSAAPVRGEIVSLRNTWQEVLTRRDYPAPVRTILGEMMAACALLSANLKFNGTLIMQIFGDGPVKMLVVQCGSDLSMRATAKFSGDVAATIGDDTTLIELLNAGGHGRCVITLDPHDKMPGQQPYQGIVPLSGLDGPLKSMAEVLEHYMHHSEQLDTRLWLAANTERAVGMLLQKLPGDGGIVPHPGELDTDTWERVCTLGGTLSREELLKEEPETVFRRLFWQENVQHFEPATARFECSCSRERVGAMLKMLGREEVDSVLEERGHVEIHCEFCNQRYEFDPVDVAQLFLANGLSEGLTPAAGQRH; encoded by the coding sequence GTGAAGGATCAGTTGCAAAAGTTCATCTTCAGCGCGGCGCCCGTGCGCGGCGAAATCGTTTCGCTGCGCAATACCTGGCAGGAAGTGCTGACGCGCCGCGATTACCCGGCGCCCGTGCGAACCATCCTCGGCGAAATGATGGCCGCCTGCGCGCTGCTGTCCGCGAACCTGAAGTTCAACGGTACGCTGATCATGCAGATTTTCGGCGATGGGCCAGTGAAGATGCTGGTCGTCCAGTGCGGCTCGGATCTGTCGATGCGTGCCACAGCCAAGTTCTCCGGCGACGTCGCGGCCACCATCGGTGACGACACTACCCTGATCGAACTCCTTAACGCCGGTGGCCACGGCCGCTGCGTGATCACGCTCGATCCGCACGACAAGATGCCAGGTCAACAGCCGTATCAGGGCATCGTGCCGTTGTCGGGCCTGGATGGACCGCTGAAGTCGATGGCCGAGGTGCTCGAGCATTACATGCATCACTCGGAGCAGCTCGACACGCGTCTGTGGCTCGCCGCCAATACCGAGCGCGCAGTCGGCATGCTGCTGCAGAAGCTGCCCGGCGACGGCGGCATCGTGCCGCATCCGGGCGAGCTGGACACCGACACGTGGGAGCGTGTGTGCACGCTCGGCGGTACGCTGTCGCGCGAAGAACTGCTGAAGGAAGAGCCCGAGACAGTGTTCCGGCGTCTGTTCTGGCAGGAAAACGTGCAGCACTTCGAGCCGGCTACCGCGCGCTTCGAATGCAGCTGCTCGCGTGAGCGGGTCGGTGCGATGCTGAAGATGCTCGGCCGCGAGGAAGTCGACAGCGTGCTCGAAGAGCGCGGTCACGTCGAGATTCACTGCGAGTTCTGCAATCAGCGCTACGAGTTCGACCCGGTCGACGTCGCGCAACTTTTTCTTGCTAACGGGCTCTCAGAAGGGTTGACGCCGGCGGCCGGGCAACGGCATTAA
- the eno gene encoding phosphopyruvate hydratase encodes MSAIVDIIGREILDSRGNPTVECDVLLESGTMGRAAVPSGASTGSREAIELRDGETGRYGGKGVLKAVEHINTEISEAIMGLDASEQAFLDKTLLELDGTDNKARLGANAMLAVSMAVAKAAAEEAGLPLYRYFGGSGAMQLPVPMMNIVNGGAHANNSLDIQEFMIVPVSQPSFREALRCGAEVFHALKKILADRGMSTAVGDEGGFAPNFGSNDECLSTILQAIEKAGYRAGEDVLLALDCAASEFYHDGKYQLAGEGLQLSSAEFTDYLATLADKFPIVSIEDGMHEGDWAGWKLLTDKLGKKIQLVGDDLFVTNTRILKEGIDKGIANSILIKINQIGTLTETFAAIEMAKRAGYTAVISHRSGETEDSTIADIAVGLNAGQIKTGSLSRSDRISKYNQLLRIEEDLGDIASYPGKSAFYNLR; translated from the coding sequence ATGAGTGCTATCGTAGATATCATCGGCCGCGAGATTCTCGATTCGCGAGGCAATCCCACCGTCGAATGCGACGTGCTGCTCGAGTCGGGCACGATGGGCCGCGCAGCGGTTCCGTCGGGCGCTTCGACCGGCTCGCGCGAAGCGATCGAGCTGCGCGACGGCGAAACCGGCCGCTACGGCGGCAAGGGCGTGCTGAAAGCGGTCGAGCATATCAACACCGAAATCTCCGAAGCGATCATGGGGCTCGACGCCTCCGAACAGGCGTTCCTCGACAAGACGCTGCTCGAACTCGATGGCACCGACAACAAGGCGCGCCTCGGTGCGAACGCGATGCTGGCGGTATCGATGGCCGTCGCGAAGGCCGCTGCCGAAGAAGCCGGCCTGCCGCTGTACCGCTACTTCGGCGGGTCGGGCGCGATGCAACTGCCGGTGCCGATGATGAACATCGTCAACGGTGGCGCGCACGCCAACAACAGCCTGGACATCCAGGAATTCATGATCGTGCCGGTCAGCCAGCCGAGCTTCCGCGAAGCACTGCGCTGCGGCGCCGAAGTGTTCCACGCGCTGAAGAAGATTCTCGCGGACCGCGGCATGAGCACGGCTGTCGGCGACGAAGGCGGTTTCGCGCCGAACTTCGGCAGCAATGACGAATGCCTGTCCACCATCCTGCAAGCCATCGAGAAAGCCGGTTATCGTGCCGGTGAAGACGTGCTGCTCGCACTCGACTGTGCAGCGAGCGAGTTCTACCACGACGGCAAGTACCAGCTGGCGGGCGAAGGGCTGCAACTGTCGTCGGCGGAATTCACCGACTACCTCGCCACGCTGGCCGACAAGTTCCCGATCGTATCGATCGAAGACGGCATGCACGAAGGCGACTGGGCTGGCTGGAAGCTGCTTACCGACAAGCTCGGCAAGAAGATCCAACTGGTCGGCGACGACCTGTTCGTGACGAACACGCGCATCCTGAAGGAAGGCATCGATAAGGGCATCGCGAACTCGATCCTGATCAAGATCAACCAGATCGGCACGCTGACCGAGACGTTCGCAGCGATCGAAATGGCGAAGCGCGCCGGCTACACGGCCGTGATCTCGCACCGCTCCGGCGAAACCGAAGATTCGACGATCGCCGATATCGCGGTCGGCCTCAACGCCGGGCAGATCAAGACCGGCTCGCTATCGCGCAGCGACCGCATCTCGAAGTACAACCAGTTGCTGCGCATCGAGGAAGATCTCGGCGATATCGCGAGCTATCCCGGCAAGTCGGCGTTCTACAATCTGCGCTAA
- the ftsB gene encoding cell division protein FtsB, with amino-acid sequence MRLVTVVLIVLLALIQFPLWWGHGGWLRVHELQQQLDGQQKKNADAKLRNERIEGEVQDLQSGTAAVEERARYEMGMVKDSEVFVQFVSPSAAANAGASTAVANTSTRGVMSAAPVRVVPNPESRAKPDRKHAGKKGEKEKGAVAQR; translated from the coding sequence ATGCGGCTCGTCACTGTCGTTCTGATCGTCTTGCTGGCGCTGATCCAGTTCCCGCTCTGGTGGGGACACGGCGGCTGGCTGCGCGTGCACGAACTGCAGCAGCAGCTTGACGGACAGCAGAAGAAGAATGCGGATGCGAAGCTGCGCAACGAGCGGATTGAAGGTGAAGTGCAGGATCTGCAGAGCGGTACTGCAGCCGTCGAGGAGCGTGCGCGCTACGAGATGGGCATGGTGAAGGACAGCGAAGTGTTCGTGCAGTTCGTGTCGCCGAGCGCGGCGGCGAATGCCGGTGCGAGCACGGCGGTCGCGAACACGTCGACGCGCGGGGTGATGTCGGCGGCTCCGGTACGCGTGGTGCCGAACCCGGAATCGCGCGCGAAGCCGGACCGCAAGCATGCGGGCAAGAAGGGCGAGAAGGAGAAGGGGGCGGTGGCCCAGCGTTGA
- a CDS encoding alpha/beta fold hydrolase → MNTSQSDFVSVHGVRLHVRRWGNPEAPALFMLHGWMDVAASFQFVVDALGGDWQVIAPDARGFGLSDWPVAARGAGHYWFQEYLSDLDALLDHYAPTGEVNLVGHSMGANVVCLYAGIRPERVRRVVDLEGFGLAPSFAAQAPRRLRSWLDEMREPPSLKHYASLDAVAARLIKTNERLSAHRARFLAEHWSRPDGEGGYELLADPAHKMRGPMLYRLDEVMAVWAKVQAKVLHVEAAASPTLAMIAGEIPLDEFKARFRAFPNWREKIIDDAGHMVHHDQPEQVAALIEAFCT, encoded by the coding sequence ATGAATACCTCCCAGTCCGATTTCGTTTCCGTCCACGGTGTGCGGCTGCATGTGCGCCGCTGGGGGAATCCGGAGGCGCCCGCACTGTTCATGCTGCACGGCTGGATGGATGTCGCGGCGTCGTTCCAGTTCGTGGTCGACGCGCTGGGCGGCGACTGGCAGGTGATCGCCCCGGACGCGCGCGGTTTCGGGCTATCCGACTGGCCGGTCGCAGCGCGCGGCGCCGGACACTACTGGTTCCAGGAGTACCTGTCCGATCTCGATGCACTGCTCGACCACTACGCACCGACCGGCGAGGTTAATCTGGTCGGTCACAGCATGGGCGCGAACGTCGTTTGCCTGTATGCGGGGATCAGACCGGAGCGCGTGCGGCGTGTGGTCGACCTCGAAGGCTTCGGGCTGGCGCCTTCGTTTGCTGCGCAAGCGCCGCGGCGCCTGCGCAGCTGGCTCGACGAAATGCGCGAACCGCCGAGCCTGAAGCATTACGCGTCGCTGGACGCGGTCGCGGCACGGCTCATCAAGACCAACGAGCGCCTGAGCGCGCACCGCGCCCGGTTTCTCGCCGAACACTGGTCGCGTCCGGACGGCGAGGGCGGCTATGAGCTGCTGGCCGATCCGGCGCACAAGATGCGCGGCCCGATGCTGTACCGGCTCGACGAAGTCATGGCGGTGTGGGCCAAGGTGCAGGCGAAGGTGCTGCATGTCGAAGCGGCCGCGTCGCCGACACTCGCCATGATCGCCGGCGAGATTCCACTCGACGAATTCAAGGCCCGCTTCCGCGCGTTTCCGAACTGGCGCGAAAAGATCATCGACGATGCGGGCCATATGGTCCATCACGATCAGCCGGAGCAGGTTGCGGCGCTGATCGAGGCGTTCTGCACGTAG
- a CDS encoding alpha/beta fold hydrolase, with translation MKDIIHFSHANGFPASTYRTIFAELADDYDLRFIERIGHDARFPVTRDWPHLVEQLLDDIDRSYERPVWLVGHSLGGYLSLMAALRKPQWVKGVVMLDSPVVAGWRSSILKVSQWTGLDDRLSPAAATRARRTHWASREEAWRHFHSKPAFARWDERVLSDYIDFGIPQSSPDGSRSLAFDRRTEYLIYRTLPHTLGSRLARGAPVPVGFIAGTHSKEIRQAGLDATRRATGGHLEWIEGSHLYPMEKPLETARALQRMLHELDRRA, from the coding sequence TTGAAAGACATCATCCATTTCTCGCACGCGAACGGCTTTCCGGCGTCGACCTATCGAACCATCTTCGCCGAACTCGCGGACGACTATGACTTGCGCTTCATCGAGCGGATCGGCCACGACGCGCGCTTCCCGGTGACGCGCGACTGGCCGCATCTGGTCGAGCAACTGCTGGACGATATCGACCGGTCGTACGAACGGCCGGTCTGGCTGGTCGGGCATTCGCTGGGCGGCTATCTGTCGTTGATGGCGGCGCTCAGAAAACCGCAGTGGGTGAAGGGCGTCGTGATGCTCGATTCACCGGTCGTCGCCGGTTGGCGCAGCAGTATCCTGAAAGTGTCGCAGTGGACCGGGCTCGACGACCGTCTGTCGCCGGCCGCCGCGACGCGTGCGCGCCGCACCCATTGGGCGAGCCGCGAAGAGGCATGGCGGCACTTCCACTCGAAGCCCGCATTTGCCCGCTGGGACGAACGCGTGCTGTCCGACTATATCGACTTCGGCATCCCGCAGAGTTCGCCCGACGGTTCGCGCTCTCTGGCCTTCGACCGGCGCACCGAATATCTGATTTACAGGACGCTGCCGCATACGCTCGGTTCGCGGCTCGCGCGGGGCGCGCCGGTGCCGGTCGGGTTTATCGCCGGGACGCATTCGAAGGAGATTCGCCAGGCAGGGCTCGACGCGACGCGCCGGGCAACCGGCGGCCATCTCGAATGGATCGAAGGCAGCCATCTGTATCCGATGGAAAAGCCGCTTGAAACGGCGCGTGCTCTTCAGCGGATGCTGCACGAACTCGATCGACGGGCGTAA
- the kdsA gene encoding 3-deoxy-8-phosphooctulonate synthase yields MKLCGFEAGLDKPFFLIAGTCVVESEQMTIDTAGKLKEICAKLGVPFIYKSSYDKANRSSGKSFRGLGMDEGLRILSEVKRQLDLPVLTDVHSEHEIEAVAAVVDVLQTPAFLCRQTDFIHACARSGKPVNIKKGQFLAPHDMKNVIDKAREAAREAGLSEDRFMACERGVSFGYNNLVSDMRSLAIMRETGAPVVFDATHSVQLPGGQGTSSGGQREFVPVLARAAVATGIAGIFMETHPNPAQAKSDGPNAVPLHRMADLLETLLTLDQAVKRAPFLENDFN; encoded by the coding sequence ATGAAACTGTGCGGATTCGAAGCCGGTCTCGACAAGCCGTTCTTCCTGATCGCGGGCACCTGTGTCGTCGAATCCGAGCAGATGACGATCGACACCGCCGGCAAGCTCAAGGAAATCTGCGCGAAGCTCGGCGTGCCGTTCATCTACAAATCGTCGTACGACAAGGCCAATCGCAGCAGCGGCAAGTCGTTCCGCGGTCTGGGTATGGACGAGGGATTGCGTATCCTCTCCGAGGTGAAACGCCAGCTCGATCTGCCGGTGCTGACCGATGTGCACAGCGAACATGAAATCGAAGCGGTCGCGGCGGTGGTCGACGTGCTGCAGACGCCGGCGTTCCTGTGCCGGCAAACCGATTTCATCCACGCGTGCGCGCGCTCGGGCAAGCCGGTCAATATCAAGAAGGGGCAGTTTCTCGCACCGCACGACATGAAGAACGTGATCGACAAGGCGCGTGAGGCCGCGCGCGAAGCCGGTCTGTCGGAAGACCGCTTCATGGCTTGCGAACGCGGCGTGTCGTTCGGTTATAACAACCTCGTGTCGGACATGCGGTCGCTCGCGATCATGCGCGAAACCGGCGCACCGGTCGTGTTCGACGCGACGCACTCGGTTCAGTTGCCGGGAGGGCAGGGCACAAGCTCGGGCGGTCAGCGCGAATTCGTGCCGGTACTCGCACGCGCGGCGGTGGCCACCGGTATCGCCGGGATTTTTATGGAAACGCATCCGAATCCGGCGCAGGCGAAATCCGATGGGCCGAATGCGGTGCCGCTGCATCGTATGGCCGACCTGCTCGAAACGCTGCTCACGCTCGATCAGGCCGTGAAGCGGGCGCCGTTCCTCGAGAACGATTTCAACTGA
- a CDS encoding L-threonylcarbamoyladenylate synthase has protein sequence MSQFFRVHPDNPQSRLVKQAVQIINDGGVVALPTDSSYALACHLDDKQAVERLRRIRGLDERQLLSLLVRDLSELANFAMVDNRQYRLIKSVTPGPYVFVLEATKEVPRRLSHPSRKTIGLRVPDHAITLAILEELGQPLLGTTLIMPGETEPLNDPDEIRARLEKQLDLVIDGGACPREPSTIIDLTGEEPVLVRAGRGSLAPFGLGQAA, from the coding sequence ATGTCGCAATTTTTTCGGGTTCATCCGGATAATCCGCAGTCGCGCCTGGTCAAGCAGGCGGTGCAGATCATCAACGATGGTGGCGTCGTTGCGCTGCCTACGGATTCCAGCTATGCGCTCGCATGCCATCTCGACGACAAGCAGGCGGTCGAACGCCTGCGGCGTATCCGCGGGCTCGACGAACGTCAGTTGCTGTCGCTGCTGGTGCGCGATCTGTCCGAGCTTGCCAATTTCGCGATGGTGGACAACCGTCAGTACCGGTTGATCAAGTCGGTGACGCCGGGGCCGTACGTGTTCGTGCTCGAGGCGACCAAAGAGGTGCCGCGGCGGTTGTCTCATCCGTCGCGCAAGACGATCGGGCTGCGGGTGCCCGATCATGCGATCACGCTTGCGATCCTCGAGGAGCTTGGTCAGCCGCTGCTGGGCACGACGCTGATCATGCCGGGTGAAACCGAGCCGCTCAACGATCCCGACGAGATCCGCGCGCGGCTCGAAAAGCAGCTCGATCTGGTGATCGATGGCGGTGCGTGTCCGCGCGAACCATCGACGATCATCGATCTAACTGGCGAAGAGCCGGTGCTGGTGCGGGCGGGGCGCGGCAGTCTCGCACCGTTCGGGCTAGGCCAGGCCGCATGA
- a CDS encoding 3',5'-nucleoside bisphosphate phosphatase, which yields MNADLHCHSTVSDGHFAPADVARRAHACGVTLWALTDHDEVGGQPEARATAEALGMRYLGGVEISVTWASRTVHIVGLHVDSACSALVDGLARTRNGRAARGEAIGEQLATLGVPGAYEGALKYVSNPDMMSRTHFARFMVDAGYAQSTQDAFTRYLGDGKPGYVAHRWAKLADAVKWIHAAGGEAVIAHPGRYEYTPLEFDALFGEFIDLGGKAIEVVTGSHTPDQYREYADVARRFGFEASRGSDFHAPGEGRVELGSLPPLPSDLKPVWERWL from the coding sequence ATGAACGCCGATCTCCATTGCCATTCCACCGTTTCCGACGGCCACTTCGCGCCCGCCGACGTCGCGCGGCGCGCGCACGCGTGCGGCGTGACGCTATGGGCGCTGACGGACCACGACGAAGTGGGCGGTCAGCCGGAGGCGCGCGCGACTGCCGAGGCGCTCGGCATGCGCTATCTGGGCGGTGTCGAGATTTCGGTAACGTGGGCGTCGCGGACCGTGCATATCGTCGGTTTGCATGTCGACTCTGCGTGTAGCGCGCTGGTCGACGGTCTGGCCCGCACGCGTAACGGTCGTGCCGCGCGTGGCGAGGCGATCGGCGAACAACTGGCCACGCTGGGCGTGCCGGGTGCGTATGAAGGCGCGTTGAAGTACGTGTCGAATCCAGACATGATGTCGCGCACCCACTTCGCGCGTTTCATGGTGGACGCGGGCTACGCGCAATCGACGCAGGACGCGTTTACCCGCTACCTCGGCGATGGCAAGCCGGGCTACGTCGCGCATCGCTGGGCGAAGCTCGCCGACGCGGTCAAATGGATTCACGCCGCCGGCGGCGAAGCGGTCATCGCTCATCCGGGCCGGTACGAATACACGCCGCTTGAGTTCGATGCGCTGTTCGGCGAATTCATCGATCTCGGCGGCAAGGCTATCGAAGTCGTGACCGGCAGCCACACGCCGGATCAGTATCGCGAGTATGCAGACGTTGCGCGCCGCTTCGGTTTCGAAGCCTCGCGCGGCTCCGATTTTCACGCACCTGGCGAAGGCCGCGTCGAGCTGGGCAGCTTGCCGCCGCTTCCGTCCGATCTCAAGCCTGTCTGGGAACGCTGGCTGTGA
- a CDS encoding CTP synthase: MTKYVFVTGGVVSSLGKGIAAASLAAILESRGLKVTLLKLDPYINVDPGTMSPFQHGEVFVTEDGAETDLDLGHYERFISTKMRKANNFTTGQIYESVIRKERRGDYLGKTVQVIPHITNEIQAFIERGAASATCGEPDVAIVEVGGTVGDIESLPFLEAARQMSLRMGRNSACFVHLTLVPFIATAGELKTKPTQHSVQKLREIGIYPNVLLCRADRPIPDDERAKISLFSNVHEEAVISVWDVDSIYKIPQMLHDQGLDTIVCDELKITPKPADLSLWASLVNKLEHPQHEVTIGMVGKYVDLTESYKSLIEALRHASIHTSTKVNIQYIDSEEIDENGIDGLKHLDAVLVPGGFGRRGTEGKIKAIRYAREAKVPYLGICLGMQLAVIEFARDVVNLADANSTEFDPATPNRVVALITEWYDREGKVEKRTEESDLGGTMRLGSQRCPIKPGTMAEEIYGKDVNERHRHRYEVNNRFVPQLEAGGLIISARTPSEDLPEMMELPRDMHPWFVGVQFHPEFTSTPRDGHPLFKSFVEAALAHQQSLTANEVGEKA, encoded by the coding sequence ATGACCAAATATGTTTTCGTCACCGGCGGCGTAGTTTCTTCCCTCGGCAAGGGTATTGCCGCCGCTTCCCTCGCCGCGATCCTCGAATCGCGCGGTCTCAAAGTCACCCTCCTCAAGCTCGATCCGTACATCAATGTCGACCCCGGCACGATGAGCCCGTTTCAGCACGGCGAAGTGTTCGTGACGGAAGACGGCGCGGAGACCGATCTCGACCTTGGCCACTACGAGCGCTTCATCAGTACGAAGATGCGCAAGGCCAATAACTTCACCACGGGCCAGATCTACGAATCGGTGATCCGCAAGGAACGCCGCGGCGATTATCTGGGCAAGACCGTTCAGGTTATTCCGCACATCACGAACGAAATCCAGGCGTTCATCGAGCGCGGCGCCGCTTCCGCGACATGCGGCGAGCCGGATGTCGCGATCGTGGAAGTCGGCGGCACGGTGGGCGATATCGAATCGCTGCCGTTCCTCGAAGCGGCGCGCCAGATGAGCCTGCGCATGGGCCGCAACAGCGCGTGCTTTGTGCACCTGACGCTGGTGCCGTTCATCGCCACCGCCGGCGAACTGAAGACCAAGCCTACGCAGCACAGCGTGCAGAAGCTGCGCGAAATCGGTATCTATCCGAACGTGCTGCTGTGCCGCGCCGACCGCCCGATTCCCGACGACGAACGCGCGAAGATCTCGCTGTTCTCGAACGTGCATGAAGAGGCGGTGATTTCCGTGTGGGACGTCGACAGCATCTACAAGATTCCGCAGATGCTGCATGACCAGGGCCTCGACACGATCGTCTGCGACGAACTCAAGATCACGCCGAAGCCGGCCGACCTGTCGCTGTGGGCGTCGCTCGTCAACAAGCTCGAACACCCGCAACACGAAGTGACGATCGGCATGGTCGGCAAGTATGTCGATCTGACCGAGTCGTACAAGTCGCTGATCGAAGCGCTGCGCCATGCGTCGATCCACACGTCGACGAAGGTCAACATCCAGTACATCGACTCGGAAGAGATCGACGAGAATGGCATCGACGGCCTCAAGCATCTCGACGCCGTGCTCGTGCCGGGCGGCTTCGGCCGGCGCGGTACCGAAGGCAAGATCAAGGCGATCCGCTATGCGCGCGAAGCGAAGGTGCCGTACCTCGGCATCTGCCTCGGTATGCAGCTCGCAGTGATCGAGTTCGCCCGCGACGTAGTCAACCTCGCCGATGCGAACAGCACCGAATTCGATCCGGCCACGCCGAACCGCGTCGTCGCGTTGATCACCGAGTGGTACGACCGCGAAGGCAAGGTCGAGAAGCGCACTGAAGAATCGGATCTCGGCGGCACGATGCGGCTTGGTTCGCAGCGTTGCCCGATCAAGCCCGGCACGATGGCCGAAGAGATCTACGGCAAGGATGTGAACGAGCGCCATCGTCACCGTTATGAAGTCAATAACCGTTTCGTGCCCCAGCTCGAAGCAGGCGGCCTTATCATCAGCGCCCGTACACCGAGCGAGGATCTGCCGGAAATGATGGAACTGCCGCGCGACATGCATCCGTGGTTCGTCGGTGTGCAGTTCCACCCGGAATTCACGTCCACGCCGCGCGACGGCCATCCGCTCTTCAAGTCGTTCGTCGAAGCGGCGCTTGCGCACCAGCAGTCGCTCACGGCGAATGAAGTCGGAGAGAAAGCATGA